One window from the genome of Mustela lutreola isolate mMusLut2 chromosome 11, mMusLut2.pri, whole genome shotgun sequence encodes:
- the CCDC188 gene encoding coiled-coil domain-containing protein 188 isoform X1 has protein sequence MEGPKTLGPCGHSHPQCPQPSASSSHGGCLDSPCQGFVRWPCLVPLSSTHSIESARPFPPPGAGGGGPRVGGEVPGNFMASEEGEMQRQRPRDPAGARQAQVEARLGWGWPLHSGREQGAPRQGGSPSSGPRPCPCPPLPTGSGTPASPRAAPSPLQSMPLDPAEQSFLQLEQENQNLKRQNQDLREQLGALLGPGQQFLPLCTEHTSCTALAWPPEQASTRPLEDRAPLQLLRRELCRGEESFVQQSQNELQQIRLSFERKKMAITEVWDGVAEVHMALNNQATGLLNLKKDIRGVLDQMEDIQLEILGERAQCRTQARKEQQMACVEKARPQQLGCSEGLKGQLWLLALRLLLGALLACTAAYVYVVDPAPFEGLVPPLLSRAAVWKLRALLGPFLRLEVDDFLPF, from the exons ATGGAGGGGCCCAAAACCCTGGGCCCCTGTGGCCACTCCCACCCCCAGTGCCCCCAGCCGTCAGCTTCAAGCAGCCACGGAGGAtgcctggattcaccctgccagggcTTTGTAAGGTGGCCCTGCCTGGTGCCTCTCAGCTCCACTCACTCCATAGAGTCTGCCAGGCCTTTCCCACCtccgggggcagggggtggggggcccagggTCGGGGGTGAGGTACCTGGGAACTTTATGGCAAGCGAAGAGGGCGAGATGCAGCGACAGAGACCGAGAGACCCAGCGGGGGCAAGACAAGCACAAGTGGAGgcaaggctggggtggggatggcCCCTGCACTCGGGGCGAGAGCAAGGGGCACCTAGGCAGGGGGGGTCCCCCAGCTCAGGGCCCAGACCTTGCCCTTGCCCACCCCTGCCAACGGGGTCAGGAACCCCGGcctcgcccagggcagccccctcccctctccagagCATGCCCCTGGATCCTGCAGAGCAGTCCTTCCTCCAGCTGGAGCAGGAAAACCAGAATCTG aAAAGACAGAACCAGGACCTGCGGGAGCAGCTGGGGGCCCTCCTGGGGCCAGGGCAGCAGTTCCTACCCCTGTGCACAGAGCACACGAGCTGCACAGCCCTGGCCTGG CCCCCCGAGCAGGCCAGTACCCGGCCCCTGGAGGACAGGGCACCCTTGCAGCTGCTTCGGCGCGAGCTGTGCCGGGGGGAGGAGTCCTTCGTGCAGCAGTCGCAG AATGAGCTGCAGCAGATCCGACTATCCTTTGAGAGAAAGAAGATGGCCATTACCGAG gTGTGGGACGGCGTGGCCGAGGTGCACATGGCTCTGAACAACCAGGCTACAGGGCTCCTG AACCTCAAGAAGGACATCCGGGGAGTACTAGACCAGATGGAGGACATTCAGCTGGAGATTCTGGG GGAGCGGGCCCAGTGCCGCACCCAGGCCAGGAAGGAGCAGCAGATGGCGTGCGTAGAG AAGGCAAGGCCGCAACAGCTGGGATGTTCGGAGGGCCTCAAAGGCCAGCTCTG GCTGCTGGCCCTGAGGCTGCTGCTGGGCGCCCTACTGGCCTGCACCGCTGCCTACGTGTACGTGGTGGACCCCGCGCCTTTCGAGGGGCTGGTGCCTCCCCTGCTGAGCCGCGCCGCTGTCTGGAAGCTCCGGGCCCTGCTGGGCCCATTCCTGCGCCTGGAGGTGGACGACTTCCTGCCCTTCTAG
- the CCDC188 gene encoding coiled-coil domain-containing protein 188 isoform X2, with translation MEGPKTLGPCGHSHPQCPQPSASSSHGGCLDSPCQGFVRWPCLVPLSSTHSIESARPFPPPGAGGGGPRVGGEVPGNFMASEEGEMQRQRPRDPAGARQAQVEARLGWGWPLHSGREQGAPRQGGSPSSGPRPCPCPPLPTGSGTPASPRAAPSPLQSMPLDPAEQSFLQLEQENQNLKRQNQDLREQLGALLGPGQQFLPLCTEHTSCTALAWPPEQASTRPLEDRAPLQLLRRELCRGEESFVQQSQNELQQIRLSFERKKMAITEVWDGVAEVHMALNNQATGLLNLKKDIRGVLDQMEDIQLEILGERAQCRTQARKEQQMACVEKARPQQLGCSEGLKGQLWDAADPREPHACQPKTHRPAPTSQASNSA, from the exons ATGGAGGGGCCCAAAACCCTGGGCCCCTGTGGCCACTCCCACCCCCAGTGCCCCCAGCCGTCAGCTTCAAGCAGCCACGGAGGAtgcctggattcaccctgccagggcTTTGTAAGGTGGCCCTGCCTGGTGCCTCTCAGCTCCACTCACTCCATAGAGTCTGCCAGGCCTTTCCCACCtccgggggcagggggtggggggcccagggTCGGGGGTGAGGTACCTGGGAACTTTATGGCAAGCGAAGAGGGCGAGATGCAGCGACAGAGACCGAGAGACCCAGCGGGGGCAAGACAAGCACAAGTGGAGgcaaggctggggtggggatggcCCCTGCACTCGGGGCGAGAGCAAGGGGCACCTAGGCAGGGGGGGTCCCCCAGCTCAGGGCCCAGACCTTGCCCTTGCCCACCCCTGCCAACGGGGTCAGGAACCCCGGcctcgcccagggcagccccctcccctctccagagCATGCCCCTGGATCCTGCAGAGCAGTCCTTCCTCCAGCTGGAGCAGGAAAACCAGAATCTG aAAAGACAGAACCAGGACCTGCGGGAGCAGCTGGGGGCCCTCCTGGGGCCAGGGCAGCAGTTCCTACCCCTGTGCACAGAGCACACGAGCTGCACAGCCCTGGCCTGG CCCCCCGAGCAGGCCAGTACCCGGCCCCTGGAGGACAGGGCACCCTTGCAGCTGCTTCGGCGCGAGCTGTGCCGGGGGGAGGAGTCCTTCGTGCAGCAGTCGCAG AATGAGCTGCAGCAGATCCGACTATCCTTTGAGAGAAAGAAGATGGCCATTACCGAG gTGTGGGACGGCGTGGCCGAGGTGCACATGGCTCTGAACAACCAGGCTACAGGGCTCCTG AACCTCAAGAAGGACATCCGGGGAGTACTAGACCAGATGGAGGACATTCAGCTGGAGATTCTGGG GGAGCGGGCCCAGTGCCGCACCCAGGCCAGGAAGGAGCAGCAGATGGCGTGCGTAGAG AAGGCAAGGCCGCAACAGCTGGGATGTTCGGAGGGCCTCAAAGGCCAGCTCTG GGATGCCGCAGACCCACGGGAGCCTCATGCTTGTCAGCCAAAGACCCATCGGccagcccccacctcccaagCTTCCAACTCCG
- the CCDC188 gene encoding coiled-coil domain-containing protein 188 isoform X3, whose product MPLDPAEQSFLQLEQENQNLKRQNQDLREQLGALLGPGQQFLPLCTEHTSCTALAWPPEQASTRPLEDRAPLQLLRRELCRGEESFVQQSQNELQQIRLSFERKKMAITEVWDGVAEVHMALNNQATGLLNLKKDIRGVLDQMEDIQLEILGERAQCRTQARKEQQMACVEKARPQQLGCSEGLKGQLWLLALRLLLGALLACTAAYVYVVDPAPFEGLVPPLLSRAAVWKLRALLGPFLRLEVDDFLPF is encoded by the exons ATGCCCCTGGATCCTGCAGAGCAGTCCTTCCTCCAGCTGGAGCAGGAAAACCAGAATCTG aAAAGACAGAACCAGGACCTGCGGGAGCAGCTGGGGGCCCTCCTGGGGCCAGGGCAGCAGTTCCTACCCCTGTGCACAGAGCACACGAGCTGCACAGCCCTGGCCTGG CCCCCCGAGCAGGCCAGTACCCGGCCCCTGGAGGACAGGGCACCCTTGCAGCTGCTTCGGCGCGAGCTGTGCCGGGGGGAGGAGTCCTTCGTGCAGCAGTCGCAG AATGAGCTGCAGCAGATCCGACTATCCTTTGAGAGAAAGAAGATGGCCATTACCGAG gTGTGGGACGGCGTGGCCGAGGTGCACATGGCTCTGAACAACCAGGCTACAGGGCTCCTG AACCTCAAGAAGGACATCCGGGGAGTACTAGACCAGATGGAGGACATTCAGCTGGAGATTCTGGG GGAGCGGGCCCAGTGCCGCACCCAGGCCAGGAAGGAGCAGCAGATGGCGTGCGTAGAG AAGGCAAGGCCGCAACAGCTGGGATGTTCGGAGGGCCTCAAAGGCCAGCTCTG GCTGCTGGCCCTGAGGCTGCTGCTGGGCGCCCTACTGGCCTGCACCGCTGCCTACGTGTACGTGGTGGACCCCGCGCCTTTCGAGGGGCTGGTGCCTCCCCTGCTGAGCCGCGCCGCTGTCTGGAAGCTCCGGGCCCTGCTGGGCCCATTCCTGCGCCTGGAGGTGGACGACTTCCTGCCCTTCTAG
- the CCDC188 gene encoding coiled-coil domain-containing protein 188 isoform X4 codes for MAITEVWDGVAEVHMALNNQATGLLNLKKDIRGVLDQMEDIQLEILGERAQCRTQARKEQQMACVEKARPQQLGCSEGLKGQLWLLALRLLLGALLACTAAYVYVVDPAPFEGLVPPLLSRAAVWKLRALLGPFLRLEVDDFLPF; via the exons ATGGCCATTACCGAG gTGTGGGACGGCGTGGCCGAGGTGCACATGGCTCTGAACAACCAGGCTACAGGGCTCCTG AACCTCAAGAAGGACATCCGGGGAGTACTAGACCAGATGGAGGACATTCAGCTGGAGATTCTGGG GGAGCGGGCCCAGTGCCGCACCCAGGCCAGGAAGGAGCAGCAGATGGCGTGCGTAGAG AAGGCAAGGCCGCAACAGCTGGGATGTTCGGAGGGCCTCAAAGGCCAGCTCTG GCTGCTGGCCCTGAGGCTGCTGCTGGGCGCCCTACTGGCCTGCACCGCTGCCTACGTGTACGTGGTGGACCCCGCGCCTTTCGAGGGGCTGGTGCCTCCCCTGCTGAGCCGCGCCGCTGTCTGGAAGCTCCGGGCCCTGCTGGGCCCATTCCTGCGCCTGGAGGTGGACGACTTCCTGCCCTTCTAG